The genome window GTCAAATCTAACCCTTCACTGCCAAAACTGAACCAGGCACAAACCACAGCAGAAACTTAATCCAGAGAAGAGCTCCTGATGAAGCAATACCTAATTTTCTAAGTGTCACCATATGTCCCAGGACATTCCCCCAGCCCCCCATCTCTATCCTTACAACTTTCCAAGATAACCCTTGATCAAATTTAAATATTCCACTTTGGCCAGACTGCTGCAACCCAAGCCTCTCTACTTCTAAATGATCTTAACTTGCTGCAGCTGGTTACCTTCGTATGAATTTGCACgatctaggtcaggggtcagcaacctttaccactgaaagagccacttggacccgtttcccacagaaaagaaaacactgggagccgcaaaacccgtttgacatttaaaatgaaataacactgcatacaacgttttttttgcctttatgctatgtataaacaaactataatgtgttgcatttatgaaattgatgaacccctgcagagaaaacgaaattacatttctgcatgcaacaaaaacattttgaactccgaaaaaaagacgttgggttgaaagttacttttaagtaaaatattcaatgtctatttgagtccttcttgtatttatgaaaaacgccgaacttaaattttccgccagcagcaaaccaaaaataacgtcagccagctgtcatcctgaaaaatgaaaggactatttcactgaacaatgaaaaaatatgaatataagtaaaataataggcaattaaaatatttatcatacttggttaatgggatttctgctcctggacctcagcgcacagcgtctgcacatcagggctgtatgatgtcaccttcatctttacacaggatcgcaagctgtcatctgtgaggttttcaatatcactccatttgtgtttctgagcaagaacggccttctgacgggcaacatcttcaaggtctgctgtcaagcgtctaaacttggacatccatatgtctttgtcggctatgtcggccagttccatctcaagatcaggttgactcacacctgccaatgcagtcgtattcagtagggaaggatcgatgcttaagggagtgaccgggaaggataatgtgtttttttcctctctgaactcacagaagcgtttcccaaacgatgtttgcattgcgatgattgcagaatgtaaatactccgaaattatcatgtcgtgaccttgtttgaactctctcaaattggggaagtgagacaaagtgcctttctgtaaatctctggcaagcactgtcaacttgcgctcgaatgccaaaacatcctccaacatgtgcagggctgtacgtcctttcccctgaagagctgtgttcagcgtgttcaggtgcgctgtcatgtctaccatgaagtgtagcttttccagccac of Hypanus sabinus isolate sHypSab1 chromosome 6, sHypSab1.hap1, whole genome shotgun sequence contains these proteins:
- the LOC132395016 gene encoding general transcription factor II-I repeat domain-containing protein 2-like, whose translation is MVDMTAHLNTLNTALQGKGRTALHMLEDVLAFERKLTVLARDLQKGTLSHFPNLREFKQGHDMIISEYLHSAIIAMQTSFGKRFCEFREEKNTLSFPVTPLSIDPSLLNTTALAGVSQPDLEMELADIADKDIWMSKFRRLTADLEDVARQKAVLAQKHKWSDIENLTDDSLRSCVKMKVTSYSPDVQTLCAEVQEQKSH